Proteins from one Catenuloplanes atrovinosus genomic window:
- a CDS encoding FadR/GntR family transcriptional regulator, giving the protein MAATQPDVVITQIRRWIAEGRFAPGDRLPPGREIATSLGVGLGSLREAVRVMETSGEIVCQQGRGRWVAAARPVSRCTCGCACCCPPSGAVPGCRR; this is encoded by the coding sequence ATGGCAGCGACGCAGCCGGATGTGGTGATCACGCAGATTCGCCGGTGGATCGCCGAGGGACGGTTCGCTCCGGGAGACCGGTTACCGCCGGGCCGGGAGATCGCGACTTCACTCGGTGTCGGGCTGGGATCGCTTCGTGAGGCGGTCAGGGTGATGGAGACCAGCGGGGAGATCGTGTGCCAGCAGGGCAGGGGCCGGTGGGTGGCCGCTGCGCGGCCGGTGTCCCGTTGTACCTGCGGTTGTGCGTGCTGCTGCCCGCCGAGCGGGGCCGTGCCTGGCTGCCGGCGATGA
- a CDS encoding NUDIX hydrolase: protein MNRLVLAGCVITDAGGRILLLHRRTAGRVQWEIPGGKIDAGEDARAAAVREVREEVGVDVVIVRRLGEKSFEEDSRTHEVHLVSGSGRGRDAVGERTADP from the coding sequence GTGAATCGGCTGGTGCTGGCAGGGTGTGTGATCACGGATGCGGGCGGACGGATCCTGCTGCTGCATCGCCGTACCGCGGGGCGGGTGCAGTGGGAGATCCCCGGCGGGAAGATCGACGCAGGGGAGGATGCGCGGGCGGCGGCGGTCCGGGAGGTGCGCGAGGAGGTCGGCGTCGACGTCGTGATCGTGCGCCGGCTGGGCGAGAAGTCGTTCGAGGAGGACTCCCGCACCCATGAGGTACACCTGGTTTCTGGCAGCGGTCGTGGCCGGGACGCCGTCGGTGAGAGAACCGCAGACCCATGA
- a CDS encoding helix-turn-helix domain-containing protein produces the protein METFGEALRRRRTQSAYRSLRALADRTGYDWGYIGQVERGERTGSAEFAAVCDTALDAGGELVALYHGGQEADQRRRALLGTLTGLAVSGTMSPMITLEALRQGLSHATDADTDHWQGIARSTPPTSTSSASASCCGACKPIWSSCSTCSSPSPTTGTSRARPGRWRASSR, from the coding sequence GTGGAGACCTTCGGAGAGGCGCTGCGGCGACGCCGCACGCAGTCGGCCTACCGCAGCCTGCGCGCGCTGGCCGACCGCACCGGCTACGACTGGGGCTACATCGGACAGGTGGAGCGGGGCGAGCGGACGGGCTCGGCGGAGTTCGCCGCGGTGTGCGACACCGCCCTGGACGCCGGCGGCGAGCTGGTCGCCCTGTACCACGGCGGGCAGGAGGCCGACCAGCGGCGGCGCGCGCTGCTGGGCACGCTGACCGGCCTGGCCGTCAGCGGCACGATGTCACCGATGATCACGCTGGAGGCGCTGCGGCAGGGCCTGAGCCACGCGACCGACGCCGACACCGACCACTGGCAGGGCATCGCGAGGAGTACGCCACCGACTTCTACCTCGTCGGCTTCGGCGAGCTGCTGCGGCGCCTGCAAACCGATCTGGTCATCCTGCAGCACCTGCTCATCGCCCAGCCCGACGACCGGCACCTCTCGCGCGCGGCCGGGCAGATGGCGTGCGTCCTCGCGATGA
- a CDS encoding CU044_2847 family protein, with the protein MELADGGGPQTVGADRSLSFDGVRDTVRAVAEQLGEVWEAVRPAEASVEFGLSLTAKSGKLTGLLVAADGAASLKVTLVWKKPGTEPDGRE; encoded by the coding sequence GTGGAACTCGCGGACGGCGGCGGGCCACAGACGGTCGGAGCGGACCGGTCGTTGTCCTTCGACGGTGTCCGGGACACGGTGCGGGCGGTGGCGGAACAATTGGGCGAGGTGTGGGAGGCGGTCCGCCCGGCAGAGGCAAGTGTGGAGTTCGGTCTGTCGTTGACGGCGAAGTCGGGGAAGCTGACCGGTCTGCTGGTCGCCGCCGACGGCGCGGCGAGTTTGAAGGTGACGTTGGTCTGGAAGAAACCGGGCACGGAACCGGACGGCCGGGAGTGA
- a CDS encoding tetratricopeptide repeat protein, with protein MTPARSGTVHRAGLLDALCRAHAALLTDTRVAALPPTVQHQLSQAADTLGIFARDHGRAADAQTIFITAFLIDQRRHVTEPGNTGYARDLSVSYDRLGDLARAVGQGERAAGLYQQALTIRERLAAAEPDNTGYARGLAVSYERLGDLARAVGQGERAAGLYQQALTIREQLAVVEPDNTGHARDLSVSYERLGDLAVAVGQGERVAGLYQQALTIREQLAVVEPDNTGYARDLSVSYNKLGDLAVAVGQGERAAGLYQQALTIRERLAAAEPDNTGYARDLSVSYNRLGDLARAVGQGERAAGLYQQALTIREQLAAAEPDNTGYARGLAVSYERLGDLARAVGQGERAAGLYQQALTIVERLAVVEPDNTGYARDLAVSYNKLGDLAVVVGQGERAAGLYQQALTIRERLAAVEPDNTGYARDLSVSYERLGDLARAVGQGERAAGLYQQSLTIRERLAAVEPDNTGHARDLAVSYNKLGDLAVVVGQGERAAGLYQQALTIAEQLAAAEPDNAGHARDLSVSYERLGDLAVAVGQGERAAGLYQQALTIRERLAAAEPDNTGYARDLSISYERLGDLAVRAGRMEEARTLLRRAAHTRRTLLHQEPARVDLAEELSVTLAALADTLEGTARTSVMTEIITILTPLQHAGILTAKGTAVIHRANP; from the coding sequence ATGACGCCAGCCCGATCCGGCACCGTCCACCGCGCCGGTCTGCTGGATGCGTTGTGCCGTGCTCACGCCGCGCTGCTGACCGACACCCGCGTCGCCGCGCTCCCACCCACCGTCCAACACCAGCTCAGCCAAGCTGCGGACACCCTCGGAATCTTCGCCCGCGACCATGGCCGCGCCGCCGACGCCCAAACCATCTTCATCACCGCATTCCTCATCGACCAGCGCAGACACGTCACCGAGCCAGGCAACACCGGCTACGCCCGGGACCTGTCCGTCTCCTACGACCGGCTGGGTGACCTGGCGCGGGCGGTGGGGCAGGGTGAGCGGGCCGCCGGCCTGTACCAGCAGGCCTTGACCATCCGCGAGCGGTTGGCCGCCGCCGAGCCGGACAACACCGGCTACGCCCGGGGCCTGGCCGTCTCCTACGAGCGGCTGGGTGACCTGGCGCGGGCGGTGGGGCAGGGTGAGCGGGCCGCCGGCCTGTACCAGCAGGCCCTGACCATCCGCGAGCAGTTGGCCGTGGTCGAGCCGGACAACACCGGCCACGCCCGCGACCTGTCCGTCTCCTACGAGCGGCTGGGTGACCTGGCCGTGGCGGTGGGGCAGGGTGAGCGGGTCGCCGGCCTGTACCAGCAGGCCCTGACCATCCGCGAGCAGTTGGCCGTGGTCGAGCCGGACAACACCGGCTACGCCCGCGACCTGTCCGTCTCCTACAACAAGCTGGGTGATTTGGCCGTGGCGGTGGGGCAGGGTGAGCGGGCCGCCGGCCTGTACCAGCAGGCCCTGACCATCCGCGAGCGGCTGGCCGCCGCCGAGCCGGACAACACCGGCTACGCCCGGGACCTGTCCGTCTCCTACAACCGGCTGGGTGACCTGGCGCGGGCGGTGGGGCAGGGTGAGCGGGCCGCCGGCCTGTACCAGCAGGCCCTGACCATCCGCGAGCAGTTGGCCGCCGCCGAGCCGGACAACACCGGCTACGCCCGGGGCCTGGCCGTCTCCTACGAGCGGCTGGGTGACCTGGCGCGGGCGGTGGGGCAGGGTGAGCGGGCCGCCGGCCTGTACCAGCAGGCCTTGACCATCGTCGAGCGGTTGGCCGTGGTCGAGCCGGACAACACCGGCTACGCCCGGGACCTGGCCGTCTCCTACAACAAGCTGGGTGATTTGGCTGTGGTGGTGGGGCAGGGTGAGCGGGCCGCCGGCCTGTACCAGCAGGCCCTGACCATCCGCGAGCGGCTGGCCGCGGTCGAGCCGGACAACACCGGCTACGCCCGCGACCTGTCCGTCTCCTACGAGCGGCTGGGTGACCTGGCGCGGGCGGTGGGGCAGGGTGAGCGGGCCGCCGGCCTGTACCAGCAGTCCCTGACCATCCGCGAGCGGCTGGCCGCGGTCGAGCCGGACAACACCGGCCACGCCCGCGACCTGGCCGTCTCCTACAACAAGCTGGGTGACCTGGCTGTGGTGGTGGGACAGGGTGAGCGGGCCGCCGGCCTGTACCAGCAGGCCCTGACCATCGCCGAGCAGTTGGCCGCCGCCGAGCCGGACAACGCCGGCCACGCCCGCGACCTGTCCGTCTCCTACGAGCGGCTGGGTGACCTGGCCGTGGCGGTGGGGCAGGGTGAGCGGGCCGCCGGCCTGTACCAGCAGGCCCTGACCATCCGCGAGCGGCTGGCCGCCGCCGAGCCGGACAACACCGGCTACGCCCGCGACCTGTCCATCTCCTACGAGCGGCTGGGTGACCTGGCCGTCAGGGCAGGCCGGATGGAGGAGGCCAGAACGCTCCTGCGCCGCGCCGCGCACACCCGCCGGACGCTGCTACACCAGGAACCAGCCCGCGTCGACCTCGCCGAAGAGCTGAGCGTGACCCTCGCAGCACTGGCCGACACACTCGAGGGCACCGCCCGCACCTCGGTAATGACCGAGATCATCACCATCCTGACCCCCCTGCAACACGCCGGCATCCTGACCGCCAAAGGCACCGCAGTCATCCACCGGGCCAACCCCTGA
- a CDS encoding NUDIX hydrolase, which produces MVVDEALRDAIRDLVAGIRPLDVIEASTQASVLEWIDSGEPLFREHGAVPPRHLAVFFALLDDAAGTVMQVDHVKAGRWVFAGGHNDGELPDVTVVREASEELGVAAEFHPAIGSLPLFVTESRVGADGDPMAHTDVTLWYVIRGQEGMPIQPDPREFAGIRWVRLADVDRWVGDCFAPDQVSRFVTKLSGALESARVTV; this is translated from the coding sequence ATGGTCGTTGACGAGGCCCTTCGTGACGCGATCCGTGATTTGGTCGCGGGCATTCGCCCGCTCGATGTGATCGAGGCTTCCACGCAGGCGTCGGTGCTGGAGTGGATCGATTCGGGCGAGCCGCTGTTTCGGGAGCATGGCGCGGTCCCGCCGCGGCATCTTGCGGTGTTTTTCGCGCTCTTGGACGACGCGGCCGGCACGGTGATGCAGGTTGATCACGTCAAGGCCGGCAGGTGGGTATTCGCCGGCGGCCACAACGACGGCGAGCTACCTGATGTGACCGTGGTGCGGGAAGCCAGCGAGGAGCTGGGGGTGGCCGCCGAGTTTCATCCGGCGATCGGGTCGCTGCCGTTGTTCGTCACTGAGAGCCGGGTCGGTGCCGACGGCGATCCGATGGCGCACACCGACGTCACCTTGTGGTACGTGATCCGGGGGCAGGAGGGCATGCCGATCCAGCCGGACCCGCGCGAGTTCGCCGGTATCCGCTGGGTCCGGCTGGCTGACGTTGATCGGTGGGTGGGCGACTGCTTCGCCCCCGATCAGGTGAGCCGGTTCGTGACGAAGCTGTCCGGGGCGTTGGAGTCGGCCCGCGTCACGGTGTGA
- a CDS encoding DUF6221 family protein yields MARSVGAAAVIAAVSATVVAIAPRWWATTRRPATPAEAHTARWTPDHTLQLNAALRRILQRSEFTDEVKDFEAGYDQALADVIRDLASAWSHRPGYRPEWAPQR; encoded by the coding sequence ATCGCGCGTTCGGTGGGTGCCGCAGCGGTGATCGCTGCCGTGAGCGCCACGGTGGTAGCGATCGCGCCCCGCTGGTGGGCTACTACCCGCCGGCCCGCCACACCTGCCGAGGCACACACAGCCCGTTGGACTCCGGACCACACCCTCCAACTCAACGCTGCTCTCCGGCGGATCCTGCAGCGCAGCGAGTTCACCGACGAGGTCAAAGACTTCGAGGCAGGCTACGACCAGGCACTCGCTGACGTTATCCGCGACCTCGCGTCCGCCTGGTCCCACCGGCCCGGATATCGCCCGGAATGGGCACCACAAAGGTGA
- a CDS encoding integrase core domain-containing protein: MDENLDRQVRRSRAGARARQAQQKRGGARGSGLAVRAAKVVDAAGDHGIEPARDQVGHRRALRRRRPADGLVFHSDRGCQYTSAQHARLAKRHGVRLSVGRRGQCWDNAVAESFFSTIKTELIHRQAWPTRKAAHQAIFEYIEGWYNTRRRHSSLGYLSPAAYEGGAVISLLPALKVA, encoded by the coding sequence GTGGACGAGAACCTGGACCGGCAGGTGCGCCGGAGTCGCGCGGGCGCACGGGCACGACAGGCACAGCAGAAACGAGGCGGTGCACGGGGTTCCGGCCTCGCTGTGCGAGCTGCGAAGGTTGTCGATGCAGCCGGCGATCACGGTATCGAGCCTGCCCGAGACCAGGTCGGGCACCGTCGCGCCCTCCGGCGGCGCAGGCCCGCCGACGGCCTGGTCTTCCATTCCGATCGCGGCTGCCAATACACCAGCGCCCAGCACGCGCGCCTCGCGAAGCGGCACGGCGTCCGCCTGAGCGTGGGCCGACGCGGGCAATGCTGGGACAACGCGGTCGCCGAATCGTTCTTCTCCACGATCAAAACCGAGCTGATCCACCGCCAGGCCTGGCCCACCCGCAAGGCCGCCCACCAAGCCATATTCGAGTACATCGAGGGCTGGTATAACACCCGCCGCCGGCACTCCAGCCTCGGTTACCTCAGTCCCGCCGCTTACGAGGGCGGCGCCGTCATCAGCCTGCTACCCGCGCTCAAGGTAGCTTAA
- a CDS encoding pentapeptide repeat-containing protein, which produces MRNANLHGANLHGAALEGSDLRNADLEQANLRRAMLRAASLQSAHLSGADLRDTLGVTQAQISSVTLDERTQFPPGRTPN; this is translated from the coding sequence TTGCGAAACGCGAACCTGCACGGCGCCAACCTGCACGGCGCAGCGCTGGAGGGCTCGGACCTGCGCAACGCGGATCTGGAGCAAGCGAACCTGAGGCGCGCGATGCTACGCGCCGCGAGTTTGCAGTCCGCGCATCTGTCCGGTGCGGATCTGCGAGACACTCTGGGCGTGACGCAGGCGCAGATCAGCAGCGTCACCCTGGACGAGAGAACACAGTTTCCGCCCGGGCGTACGCCGAACTGA
- a CDS encoding 3'-5' exonuclease, translating into MTSTNWFHAPLAALDLEGTGGQDKDHEAILEIATVRLIDGRPDYNTAFHTLINPGRPVPHRPWISPGITDADLTTAPTTAEVGARLKPMVHGCYLVGHNVRVDWKLLHRHYPTITIAGLIDTLRLARTAVHGVHHSLTSLLDHFALTDEVTAATGSRPHRALWDTVGTALLLPTLVQHHWAREPTLTTLLGLAGIPADSHIPSPPGQPALFDLDAHPDV; encoded by the coding sequence ATGACAAGCACGAACTGGTTTCACGCTCCCCTGGCCGCCCTCGATCTCGAAGGCACCGGCGGCCAGGATAAAGACCACGAGGCCATCCTCGAGATCGCCACGGTCCGACTCATCGACGGCCGACCCGACTACAACACCGCCTTCCACACCCTCATCAACCCCGGCCGCCCCGTCCCACACCGGCCGTGGATCAGTCCCGGCATCACCGACGCAGACCTCACCACCGCGCCCACCACCGCCGAAGTCGGCGCCCGCCTCAAGCCGATGGTGCACGGCTGCTATCTCGTCGGCCACAACGTCCGCGTCGACTGGAAACTGCTCCACCGCCACTACCCCACCATCACCATCGCCGGACTCATCGACACGCTCCGGCTGGCGCGCACCGCAGTCCACGGCGTCCACCACTCCCTCACCTCGCTCCTCGACCACTTCGCCCTCACCGACGAGGTCACCGCCGCAACCGGCAGCCGCCCACACCGCGCCCTCTGGGACACCGTCGGCACCGCACTCCTCCTCCCCACGCTCGTCCAGCACCATTGGGCACGCGAGCCAACCCTCACCACGCTCCTCGGCCTCGCCGGCATCCCCGCGGACTCCCACATTCCATCGCCACCCGGCCAGCCGGCGCTATTCGACCTCGACGCACACCCCGACGTCTGA
- a CDS encoding aminoglycoside phosphotransferase family protein: protein MTAPLVDTPAELLAQLRRVRADTGAEGETALAELGLRPLTGGMHNDLYLWTSSAGDDVVIKLYVKTDRNRVEREWAALTLLAPHGLTTVPAPLWLDHTPAEPAIGMSRLHGQPLLEATDKMAALRALAHTTARLQTVRLTGLLATLPRIDTGEHYMIRLTQTWPQMLASQADDSLAPAMRKLLTTWQRSGDADLVTTPTTPVLSRGDANLLNWMITDTGAGCVDFEYAGYSTVPFDAADLIEHISGRAVPDHIWAQVLPDLGITDANRRQFAANQRTCALRWLAVLWKQRDHRRADFDTQHARVEMLHSNDNPYT from the coding sequence ATGACTGCTCCGCTCGTCGATACCCCAGCCGAGCTGCTCGCACAGCTGCGCCGCGTACGCGCCGACACCGGCGCCGAGGGCGAGACCGCGCTGGCGGAGCTGGGCCTACGCCCTCTCACCGGCGGCATGCACAACGACCTCTACCTGTGGACCTCCTCGGCGGGCGACGATGTCGTGATCAAGCTGTACGTCAAGACAGATCGCAACCGGGTAGAGCGGGAATGGGCGGCCCTGACACTGCTCGCCCCACACGGCCTCACCACCGTCCCCGCCCCCCTGTGGCTAGACCACACGCCGGCCGAGCCGGCGATCGGCATGAGCCGGCTCCATGGCCAGCCACTGCTTGAGGCCACAGACAAGATGGCCGCACTGCGGGCCTTGGCGCACACCACCGCCCGGCTGCAGACCGTGCGGCTGACCGGCCTGCTGGCCACCCTTCCCCGCATCGACACCGGCGAGCACTACATGATCCGGCTGACCCAGACGTGGCCGCAGATGCTGGCCTCACAGGCGGACGATTCGCTCGCCCCCGCCATGCGGAAGCTGCTCACTACCTGGCAGCGCAGCGGGGACGCGGACCTCGTCACCACCCCGACCACCCCCGTGCTGTCCCGCGGCGATGCGAACCTGCTCAACTGGATGATCACCGACACCGGGGCGGGCTGCGTCGACTTCGAGTACGCCGGCTACAGCACCGTGCCGTTCGACGCCGCCGACCTCATCGAGCACATCTCCGGCCGGGCCGTCCCGGACCACATCTGGGCCCAGGTGCTGCCCGACCTCGGCATCACCGATGCCAACCGGCGCCAGTTCGCCGCGAACCAGCGCACCTGCGCCCTGCGCTGGCTGGCCGTGCTGTGGAAACAACGCGACCACCGCCGCGCCGACTTCGACACCCAGCACGCCCGCGTCGAGATGCTCCACAGCAACGACAACCCCTACACCTGA
- the fxlM gene encoding methyltransferase, FxLD system: protein MTTDTTTIDATDAAARQQGLADYIRDRGTFTGHPRVEAAFRTVFRHQFLPGIPLDVAYGNQPVVTKTADDGTALSSASNANLVAAMLGQLQITPGDRILEIGAATGFNAALMAELTGPDGHVVTIEYDADLADGAARHLADAGYHNVTVVSGDGAHGHADHAPYQRIIVTAGAADISTAWWQQLAAGGRIVIPLRLHPSGLSRSIAFTHTTPGHLVSVENPLVCGFVPMRGTAAATERHIRLAEDVLLKIDAADQADDTALADVLRHPGEAHWTGIRIHDQEPAAHLDLWLATTSDIPFGRLSVGPVARSSGLLDPALRWAGATLHDGTALAYLAVRPVTDDENELGLIAHGPQTATLAARGLALLRQWDTDRPAVPTITAVPTPSETPHPATPGHLPRPDTLITITW, encoded by the coding sequence GTGACCACCGACACCACCACCATCGACGCCACCGACGCCGCCGCCCGCCAGCAGGGCCTGGCCGACTACATCCGCGACCGCGGCACCTTCACCGGCCACCCCCGCGTCGAAGCCGCGTTCCGGACCGTCTTCCGGCACCAGTTCCTGCCCGGCATCCCGCTCGACGTCGCCTACGGCAACCAGCCCGTGGTCACCAAAACCGCCGACGACGGCACCGCACTGTCGTCGGCGTCCAACGCCAACCTCGTCGCCGCCATGCTCGGCCAACTCCAGATCACCCCCGGCGACCGCATCCTGGAAATCGGCGCCGCGACCGGATTCAACGCCGCCCTCATGGCCGAACTGACCGGCCCCGACGGACACGTCGTCACCATCGAATACGACGCCGACCTCGCCGACGGCGCCGCCCGGCACCTCGCCGACGCCGGCTACCACAACGTCACCGTCGTCAGCGGCGACGGCGCCCACGGCCACGCCGACCACGCCCCGTACCAGCGGATCATCGTCACCGCCGGCGCCGCCGACATCTCCACCGCCTGGTGGCAGCAACTCGCCGCCGGCGGCCGCATCGTCATCCCCCTGCGCCTGCACCCCAGCGGCCTGTCCCGCTCCATCGCCTTCACCCACACCACACCCGGCCACCTCGTCAGCGTGGAAAACCCCCTCGTGTGCGGGTTCGTACCGATGCGCGGCACCGCCGCAGCCACCGAACGCCACATCCGCCTCGCCGAAGACGTCCTCCTCAAAATCGACGCCGCCGACCAGGCCGACGACACCGCGCTCGCCGACGTCCTCCGCCACCCGGGCGAAGCGCACTGGACCGGGATCCGCATCCACGACCAAGAACCCGCCGCGCACCTCGACCTCTGGCTCGCCACCACCAGCGACATCCCCTTCGGCCGGCTGTCCGTCGGCCCCGTCGCCCGCTCTAGCGGTCTACTCGACCCCGCGCTGCGCTGGGCGGGCGCGACCCTCCACGACGGCACCGCACTCGCCTACCTCGCCGTGCGACCCGTAACCGACGACGAAAACGAACTCGGCCTGATCGCACACGGACCCCAGACAGCCACGCTGGCGGCACGCGGCCTCGCGCTGCTACGCCAATGGGACACCGACCGGCCAGCCGTACCCACCATCACCGCCGTCCCCACACCCTCAGAAACCCCGCATCCCGCAACGCCCGGACACCTCCCCCGCCCGGACACGCTCATCACCATCACCTGGTAA
- a CDS encoding PfkB family carbohydrate kinase: MVVTAGRHGAWAQSAAGQRWRATALAVDVRQPQGAGAAFSAGLIHTWDTGQDIAARLRFACAVGSLWCTRATSDPLPTDTEVAEALTP, encoded by the coding sequence GTGGTCGTCACCGCAGGACGACACGGCGCCTGGGCGCAATCAGCCGCCGGCCAGAGATGGCGAGCCACCGCCTTGGCGGTCGACGTCCGTCAGCCGCAGGGCGCCGGCGCGGCGTTCTCCGCCGGACTGATCCACACCTGGGACACCGGCCAGGACATCGCCGCCCGGCTCCGCTTCGCCTGCGCGGTCGGCAGCCTGTGGTGCACGCGGGCCACCAGCGACCCGCTGCCCACCGACACCGAGGTCGCGGAGGCACTCACACCGTGA
- a CDS encoding competence protein CoiA family protein, whose amino-acid sequence MGGLLDATAADLGIGVPWQRIYRVRPRVPLHCDACGGVMHAKISSRGLRFFAHDTACADCPLTGETPDHRLLKSALAAAVRRAGWHAVLEATGPGARWRADVLASAPDSRRRVAWEAQLAYQHHDDTRARTARYAEDDVEVVWVRDRPVRDDAPSVVVDVDQTRIEVTGPVARLDVGYCPPGRCRRYRDVPAVLPCPGHRVWEAVALPLETFVALICRDDLVHATLAVPKAGGKQTARQRSPATVEKWWAHRADLERQDVVRRAQAAADAPAAELRTRRRQRWGTAAQPHAAPATPPVPEAPQRQVPPKPQGRPDGGRGQDVQRHEANRAALRARQQELTPLVTRLVAAQSGMVPWACEGDIDHAMGVSLIFNGRVLAVICPVASRITAEIAARLSSMTVYVASDKEQRAIARRCRAGQRIVIVCDPSI is encoded by the coding sequence GTGGGTGGGCTGCTCGACGCGACAGCGGCGGATCTTGGTATCGGTGTGCCGTGGCAGCGTATCTACCGGGTGCGGCCGCGGGTGCCGTTGCACTGCGACGCCTGCGGCGGGGTGATGCACGCGAAGATCTCCTCACGTGGGCTGCGGTTCTTCGCCCACGACACCGCGTGCGCCGACTGCCCGCTCACCGGGGAGACACCGGATCATCGGCTGCTGAAGTCGGCACTTGCCGCGGCGGTGCGGAGGGCGGGCTGGCACGCCGTCCTCGAGGCGACCGGGCCGGGCGCGCGCTGGCGTGCGGACGTGCTCGCCAGTGCGCCGGACAGCCGCCGTCGGGTGGCGTGGGAGGCGCAGCTGGCGTACCAGCATCACGACGACACCCGAGCCCGTACGGCCCGGTACGCCGAGGACGACGTTGAGGTGGTGTGGGTGCGCGACCGCCCGGTCCGCGACGACGCGCCCTCGGTCGTGGTAGACGTCGACCAGACCCGGATCGAGGTCACGGGCCCGGTCGCCCGGCTCGACGTCGGGTACTGCCCGCCGGGCCGCTGCCGGCGATACCGTGACGTGCCAGCAGTGCTGCCGTGCCCGGGCCACAGGGTGTGGGAAGCGGTTGCGCTGCCGTTGGAGACGTTCGTGGCGTTGATCTGCCGGGACGACCTCGTCCACGCCACACTCGCCGTACCGAAGGCCGGCGGAAAGCAGACCGCCCGTCAACGGTCACCTGCCACCGTGGAGAAGTGGTGGGCACACCGCGCTGATCTGGAGCGTCAGGACGTCGTCCGCCGGGCGCAGGCGGCAGCCGATGCGCCGGCGGCGGAACTACGTACCCGCCGTCGCCAACGGTGGGGCACCGCGGCGCAGCCGCACGCTGCACCAGCGACCCCACCCGTGCCGGAGGCGCCGCAGCGGCAGGTCCCACCGAAGCCCCAGGGGCGGCCGGATGGTGGCAGGGGGCAGGACGTGCAGCGGCACGAAGCGAACCGCGCGGCGCTGCGCGCACGTCAGCAGGAGCTCACACCGCTCGTGACGCGTCTGGTCGCGGCACAATCCGGCATGGTGCCGTGGGCGTGTGAGGGCGACATCGACCACGCGATGGGCGTCTCGCTGATCTTCAACGGGCGGGTGCTGGCCGTGATCTGCCCGGTGGCGTCACGGATCACCGCGGAGATCGCCGCCCGGCTGTCGTCGATGACGGTGTATGTCGCCTCCGATAAAGAGCAGCGGGCCATCGCTCGCCGGTGCCGTGCCGGCCAACGGATCGTGATTGTCTGCGACCCATCGATATGA